Proteins encoded by one window of Antechinus flavipes isolate AdamAnt ecotype Samford, QLD, Australia chromosome 4, AdamAnt_v2, whole genome shotgun sequence:
- the LAMTOR5 gene encoding ragulator complex protein LAMTOR5 isoform X1 produces the protein MEATLEQHLEDTMKNPSIVGVLCTDSQGLNLGCRGTLSDEHAGVISVLAQQAAKLTSDPTDIPVVCLESDNGNIMIQKHDGITVAVHKMAS, from the exons ATGGAGGCGACCCTGGAACAGCACCTTGAGGACAC GATGAAGAACCCGTCCATCGTCGGCGTCCTGTGCACGGACTCGCAGGGACTGAACCTGGGCT GCCGTGGAACCCTGTCAGATGAACatgcaggggtgatctctgtctTAGCCCAACAAGCAGCTAAACTAACCTCTGACCCAACAGACATTCCTGTAGTCTGTCTAGAGTCAGACAATGG GAATATAATGATCCAGAAACATGATGGCATCACCGTGGCAGTGCACAAAATGGCATCTTGA
- the LAMTOR5 gene encoding ragulator complex protein LAMTOR5 isoform X2, which yields MKNPSIVGVLCTDSQGLNLGCRGTLSDEHAGVISVLAQQAAKLTSDPTDIPVVCLESDNGNIMIQKHDGITVAVHKMAS from the exons ATGAAGAACCCGTCCATCGTCGGCGTCCTGTGCACGGACTCGCAGGGACTGAACCTGGGCT GCCGTGGAACCCTGTCAGATGAACatgcaggggtgatctctgtctTAGCCCAACAAGCAGCTAAACTAACCTCTGACCCAACAGACATTCCTGTAGTCTGTCTAGAGTCAGACAATGG GAATATAATGATCCAGAAACATGATGGCATCACCGTGGCAGTGCACAAAATGGCATCTTGA